In Pajaroellobacter abortibovis, the following are encoded in one genomic region:
- a CDS encoding response regulator transcription factor, giving the protein MTIPLLIIDDNTIIRKTFEMTFGPEGFQVSTAASCSAAASLLETHPRILFIDIHLADQERYAFCKQIRRQDRYVGIILLTSQFHPFDEEKGKLAGADDHLVKPFEAHHALEKVHHLLVVKDLARLTHPAPLAHASPPAVPSPPPTALRVFNASSAESHHPPNLKSPLPRATYPSPLAVLSPPSISCFALSSASPSSLTPSSKKEEHILPSKVSSSILSDPVSRISPPLPIITSRVPTAPTEEHPLSSAPLPPPSVLVTPSSIPVTPPPPSTRLPSLSNQASIPPPLPSLQSIPPLPPSSPPPPSLHSSKVSKIIQDEILYKIEGLPLTPKQIEGFLILSQQAIEKAIKEIIPSLVKELIQQELDVLIREK; this is encoded by the coding sequence GTGACCATACCCTTGCTTATCATTGATGATAACACCATTATTCGCAAAACATTTGAAATGACCTTCGGCCCCGAAGGATTTCAAGTCAGTACGGCAGCGAGCTGTTCTGCAGCTGCTTCTTTATTAGAAACTCATCCTCGAATTCTATTTATTGATATTCATCTTGCCGATCAAGAGCGTTATGCTTTTTGCAAACAGATCCGTCGACAAGACCGATATGTAGGAATCATTCTTTTAACAAGCCAGTTTCACCCTTTTGACGAAGAAAAAGGGAAACTAGCCGGTGCAGATGACCACCTGGTCAAACCTTTCGAAGCCCATCACGCTCTCGAGAAAGTACACCATCTTTTGGTCGTCAAAGATCTCGCCCGCTTGACCCACCCTGCCCCTCTCGCTCACGCTTCCCCCCCTGCTGTCCCCTCTCCTCCTCCCACTGCTCTTCGGGTATTCAATGCATCCTCCGCCGAAAGCCATCACCCTCCTAACCTCAAATCACCCCTTCCTCGCGCTACCTATCCCAGTCCGCTTGCAGTCCTCTCTCCTCCTTCTATCTCATGTTTCGCTCTCTCTTCCGCATCACCATCAAGTCTTACGCCATCTTCCAAAAAAGAAGAGCACATCCTACCTTCAAAAGTTTCCTCTTCTATTTTATCCGATCCAGTAAGCCGTATCTCCCCCCCTCTCCCCATCATCACTTCGAGAGTCCCCACAGCTCCAACAGAAGAGCACCCCCTCTCTTCCGCTCCACTCCCTCCCCCCTCTGTTCTTGTCACCCCTTCTTCTATCCCTGTAACCCCTCCTCCCCCTTCTACCCGTCTACCTTCCCTCTCCAACCAAGCCAGCATACCGCCGCCGCTACCCTCCTTACAATCAATCCCCCCCCTTCCTCCCTCCTCTCCTCCCCCCCCTTCTCTTCACTCCTCCAAGGTCTCGAAGATCATTCAGGATGAAATCCTCTACAAAATAGAAGGACTCCCTCTCACTCCAAAGCAAATAGAAGGATTCTTAATCCTCTCCCAACAAGCGATCGAGAAAGCCATAAAAGAAATCATTCCTTCTTTAGTCAAAGAGCTCATTCAACAAGAGTTGGATGTTCTGATAAGAGAAAAGTAA